One Arthrobacter sp. B3I4 genomic window, ATTCCGTCCGGTCTTGATGTCGAAGACCAGGGTTTTGGCGGCGGCGTCGTGCCAGCCGCGCAGCCGGTTGTTGCGGTCCCAGCTGTTGGAGACCACCACGGTGACGGCCCAGGCGGCGCCGAGCAGCAGGAGCGGTCCCAGGATCCACCAGGCGGCGGCGAACCACTGGAAAACCACGACGAGGACGGCGGCCACGGCGGCCAGCAGGATACCGGCCCCGGTAATGAGGCCGCGGAGGAAGACCGCTCCCCCGCCGGGCGCGTAACCGTCGGCGTCGGCGGTGCGGATCCCCAGCGCTCGGTTGCCGAGGGTGGCTCCGGACCTGGCCTCGGCGATGGCCTGGACCAGGATATAGCCGGCCGTGACTGCCAGTCCGATGCCGCCGAAGAGCAGCAAGGAGGAGGTGTTGTAATTGATGGTCCCGCCGCCGCGCGTCTGCGTGATTCCGGTGATTCCGAAGACCAAAAGCACGACCCAAACCGCCGCTGGTCCGGTCCAGTCCACGATGGCGGCCCCCAGCCGCTGCTGCGCGTCGGCGCGAACCAGCTCGAGCCTGTTCGGCAAAACGGTACCTCCCCCTAGTCCGTGGACAGCCTGCCCGGCGCCCGCACGAAACGAAGCGTGCGGCCCGGAAGGCACTATCGGGATAGTACCGTTTCTTGCCTCCGGTGCTGCCTCCGGGCGCGGTGCATTGCGTGCCGAACGGTTACTCAGGGGTGTTCCGCAGGAGGTACAGAAGGCAGCGCCTGGCCGGATCGTCTGCTGGCAGCGTGGGCAGCGTTCGACGTCGGTCATGGCGTAGTACGGCTCTTCCTGGCTGTTCCCTCTGGTTCCCGGTGCGGACCGGGCTCCACTGTACTAGCTGGAGCGCTCCGTTTCCGGCCGGGACGCGGAGCCCGGAGGCCGCGCAGCGTCAGGGCGGCCCGGCCCTCGGCCAGCAGCGAGCGCGGCGAGAAGCGGGCCTGCTGCCGCCGCCAGAATCCCAGTGTTCCGGTCATTTCCTTGACCGAACCGTCCACGATCTCCCAGTACTGCCGGACCTGGTCCTCGCTGGGCTGCCCGGCGCCAAAGGTGGCGGCGTCGGCACGGCGGGCGAGCAGCGCCGTCGTGCCCTGGCTCGCGGGGAAGGCTTCGCCGAGCACGACGGCGGATTCCCGCCGGGTGGCGCGGCTGTCCACGCCGGCGCCGAGGTCGGTGGCAAGGCTCAGGACCTCGTTCCAGCCGCCGCCGACGCGCTGGGCCGGGTGCCCCTCGGTGAAGCGTGCCTTGCGGCGCCGGGATTTCAGCCACGCGATAAGCAGCAGCGGCAGTGCGATCACGGCGGCCGGGATCAGCGCCATGCCGATCGCGGCGAGCAGCGGGCCCCAGAACAGCCACGGGTTGTTCTTCTTCTCGTCGGCGTCGAGGGCGTCCGGCGAGGAGTCCGGCGGCAGCTCGGCCGGCTCCTGCGGCGGGGGCGGTGGCTGGAGGACCTGCGGCTTGGGCTTGGACTTGTTCTCCGGGTCCGGCGGAATCGGCACGTTGTCCTTCGGCGGGGTGGGGTCAAAGGAAACCCAGCCAACCCGGTCGAACGCGACCTCCACCCACGCGTGGACGTCCTTGCCGGTGATCTTCACAACGCCCGCGCCGTTTTCCGGGCTTTTAGGGTCTGGATAGAACCCCATCACCACGCGGGACGGGATGCCGAGGTGGCGCAGCATCAACGACATCGCCACCGCGTACTGTTCGTCATCCCCGAGCATCTGCTTGGCGGTGAGCAGGCTGCGGATGCGGTTGGCGCTGTGGCCGGAGACGCTGGGCAGCTGCCCGTCCGCAATCAGGCCGTTGCTGAAGGCGCCCGTCTTTTGGAAGTGTGCCTCGACCTGGCGGACCCGGTCGATTGCGGTGGGCGCGTCGGCGGCCAGGTCGTTGGCCTGCGAGCCAACCACGGGCGGCACCTCGGCCGGTTCCGGCAGGGTGTCCTTCGCGAAGTCGTACTGGGTCAGCTGGCCGTGCTCGAGTTTGGCCGGGTCGGCGACCTGGACGCTGTAGCTGTCGCCCTTGCCGAGGCCGCGGGTGGTCACGGCGGTGTCCGTCCCGGAGTTGAAGTACAGCCCAGCGGCGGCGCCTGAGCCGTCACGGGCGAAACTGATGCCGGTGGTTTTGCGGCCGCCCGGAAGGAAGTAGCCCTGGTAGTCCTCGATCGTGATGTCCAGGGTGTAGTTGCTGGTCGGCACGGTGCCGGTGGAGTCCGCGAGGGTGTTGAGGGATTTCGCGTCGCCCACTTTACTGAAGCTGCCCGAGCCGTTCGGGTCCATGTTGTAGTTGGTGCCGTTGAAGGCATCCAGCGCGGCGAGCCGGACCCTGCCGTCCTTGGGCAGGCCCTTGACCACGAAGAGGCTGTCGTCCTTTTTGTCTTTGACGAAGTTGCGGAAGCTCGCCAGCGGGGTGACGTAGTCCTTGGGGTCAAAGGGCGGCACGATGGTGTTGCGCAGCACCTTCCGGTCGTCACCCGCCGCCAGCAGCGGAGAGGTAACGGCGGTGATGCCGACGGCGACTGCGACCACCGCGGCGGCGGTGCCGGCCCGGCGGAGCCGCGCAGTCCGGGCAGTCGTCTGGTCTGTGTCCGGTCGGTTCACCGAGACCGTACGGGTGTCGCTGCGGCGCAGGACGTCGCGGCGGAAGCTGGCCCAAGCGACCGCGACGACGGTCAGGGCGATGCCGCGCTCCACGGTGAGGAAACCGGCGCTGGTGCTGAAGGCGATGCCGGTGATGAACAGCACCAGCACCGGCAACAGCGGCCAGTACGGGTTCTTCAGGCGCCAGATCAGGAGCCCGGCAGCGAGGGCTGTCAGCAGGGAGCTCAGGAACGGCACGATCAGGGTGCCGCCGGCGGTTCCCACCGGCACGCCGACGGTGAGCATGTCTTTCCAAGCAAAAACCACGCCCGCCAGCAGGGTCTGCATCGACTCCAGGCTGGGCAACACGACGGCGATCGACGCCTGCGGGACGGCGAGGGCCGTGCCGAAGACCAGGTAGGCGGCCAGCGCCAGCGCTGCGGTGGTCAGCGCTCCGAGCCGGAAGTGCACTGTGGCCGCGGCGACGCCGAGGCCCAGCAGGATGCCGCCGAACCCGGCGATGAGGTAGTAGGGATCCCCGCCGAAGCTGAGGCTGAAGCCCAGGACGCCGAGCCCGAGCAGCACGGTGAGCGCGGCGGCGTCGAGCGCGTAGTCCCGGAACCCCGGTGCGGTGCTCATGCGGCCGCCTTCCTCAGCACGATGGCCAGCTCGGAGAGGTCCCCCAGGGTGAGCACCGTGAGGTCCGCGATGTTGGCCCGGGCCGGTGCGGCGCCGGACTGGATCCGGACGGCCAGGCTGCGCACGCCCGGCGGCACGGAGGCCGAAGCGGAGCGCAGTTGTGTGGGGGTGACGTTGCTGCCCACGACGAAAAACACCACGGAGGCGTTGGGGACGGTGTCGGCCAGGGTCCGGGCGAGGTCGACGGCGGTCTTGCGTTCCGGTACGCCGATGATCCGGGTCATGTCATCGAGCAGGTTGCGGCCGGTTTCGCAGCGCAGTGGTCCTTTATGGGTGAGGACGTCGAGGTCGCGTTGTTCCCGGATGGCCTGCAGTCCGATCGAGGCGGCGGCGGAAATGGC contains:
- a CDS encoding RDD family protein, whose amino-acid sequence is MTDVERCPRCQQTIRPGAAFCTSCGTPLSNRSARNAPRPEAAPEARNGTIPIVPSGPHASFRAGAGQAVHGLGGGTVLPNRLELVRADAQQRLGAAIVDWTGPAAVWVVLLVFGITGITQTRGGGTINYNTSSLLLFGGIGLAVTAGYILVQAIAEARSGATLGNRALGIRTADADGYAPGGGAVFLRGLITGAGILLAAVAAVLVVVFQWFAAAWWILGPLLLLGAAWAVTVVVSNSWDRNNRLRGWHDAAAKTLVFDIKTGRNPIATGGIQGPYSFAPLNLPPVQQVISPVAGAARLQPAGAPGSSPTPVAAPAPVSVPAPAAGPAAAPIEAVEAARSEAVNRNAFSAHADDDHDRTQVRGDSAVPVTVAIPRIRIDDGREVEVDRVLLIGRNPAGHPGEDSVQLVPVADQGRSISKTHLHVLAGNGGIWVTDRNSTNGSAVTTPDGIRTALAPGEPTHVRPGSTVHFGDRSFYLGQA
- a CDS encoding transglutaminase family protein, which translates into the protein MSTAPGFRDYALDAAALTVLLGLGVLGFSLSFGGDPYYLIAGFGGILLGLGVAAATVHFRLGALTTAALALAAYLVFGTALAVPQASIAVVLPSLESMQTLLAGVVFAWKDMLTVGVPVGTAGGTLIVPFLSSLLTALAAGLLIWRLKNPYWPLLPVLVLFITGIAFSTSAGFLTVERGIALTVVAVAWASFRRDVLRRSDTRTVSVNRPDTDQTTARTARLRRAGTAAAVVAVAVGITAVTSPLLAAGDDRKVLRNTIVPPFDPKDYVTPLASFRNFVKDKKDDSLFVVKGLPKDGRVRLAALDAFNGTNYNMDPNGSGSFSKVGDAKSLNTLADSTGTVPTSNYTLDITIEDYQGYFLPGGRKTTGISFARDGSGAAAGLYFNSGTDTAVTTRGLGKGDSYSVQVADPAKLEHGQLTQYDFAKDTLPEPAEVPPVVGSQANDLAADAPTAIDRVRQVEAHFQKTGAFSNGLIADGQLPSVSGHSANRIRSLLTAKQMLGDDEQYAVAMSLMLRHLGIPSRVVMGFYPDPKSPENGAGVVKITGKDVHAWVEVAFDRVGWVSFDPTPPKDNVPIPPDPENKSKPKPQVLQPPPPPQEPAELPPDSSPDALDADEKKNNPWLFWGPLLAAIGMALIPAAVIALPLLLIAWLKSRRRKARFTEGHPAQRVGGGWNEVLSLATDLGAGVDSRATRRESAVVLGEAFPASQGTTALLARRADAATFGAGQPSEDQVRQYWEIVDGSVKEMTGTLGFWRRQQARFSPRSLLAEGRAALTLRGLRAPRPGRKRSAPASTVEPGPHREPEGTARKSRTTP